Sequence from the Catenulispora sp. GP43 genome:
TCTATGCGGGGATGGCAGGCGGGCGCCCTTATGGGGAGCCGATGAAGGATCCCTCAGAGGTCGCCGACGGTATCGACCCCGCTGCCGGCCAGATGGCGACCTTCCCCGTGGCGCCGCTGATGCACGGCGCCGCACAGCTCGCCACGTTCATCAGCTTCAACATGGGCCAGAAGGTGGTCCTGAACCGGAAGTTCGACGCGCACGAGGTCCTGCGCACGGTCGAGCAGGAGAAGGCGAACGTCATCTCCATGGTCGGCGACGCCATGGGCCGGCCGCTGGCCGAGGCGCTGGCCGGGCCGCTGGCCGGGACCGACGTGAGCAGCCTGTTCGTGGTCAGCTCGGCCGGCGCGATCCTGTCCGAGGCGGTGCGCGACCAGCTCCAGGCGCAGATGCCGAACGTGCTGATCCGCGACAACTTCGGCTCCACCGAGAGCGGGTTCAACGGCGACGCGGCCCCGGGCAGCGGTCCGGCCGGCGGCATGCGGTTCACCGTCAACGAGCGCACCACGGTCTTCCTGGACGAGGAGCACCGGCCGGCCACGCCCGGTGACGGCCGGGTCGGGCGGGTGGCCCAGCACGGCAACGTGCCGCTGGGCTACTACAACGACCCGGTGAAGACCGCCGAGACGTTCTTCGAGCACGACGGCCGGCGCTGGGTGCTGCTCGGCGACCTCGGGACGCTGGAGGCGGACGGCTCGGTGGCGGTGCTCGGGCGCGGCTCGCAGTGCATCAACACCGGCGGCGAGAAGGTCTTCCCCGAGGAGGTCGAGGCGGTCCTGAAATCGCATCCCGGCGTGTTCGACGCGATCGTCGCCGGGGCGCCGGACCAGCGGTTCGGCAACCGGGTGGCGGCCGTCATCCAGCCCCGCGAGGAGGGCGCGGACACCCCCACGGACAGCGAGCTGGAGGAGTACTGCCGGGGCAGATTGTCCGGTTACAAGGTGCCCCGGCTCCTCGTGCGGGTGTCGCATATCCGCCGCTCGCCGAGCGGCAAACCCGACTACCCTTGGGCGAAAGAGCTGGTCACCGAGGCGGCCCGGCACCCGGAGTGAGATCTGGGTCACAAAAGGCGCCCCGCCGCGGAAATGAGTTGACAGTCCGACGGCTCTCACCACTGGACCTTTGCCGA
This genomic interval carries:
- a CDS encoding acyl-CoA synthetase; its protein translation is MQFNLADLFESVVDKIPEKEALVVPGVRRWTYGELDREANRLAHFLLARGVGVRDHVGMHMYNGSEYVVAVLACLKIRAVPININYRYVADELRYLYKDADLVAVVVDAEFGDRVREIVADSPKLKTIVSVGDAIADLPSATYGDAVRGQSEERDGLLPHGDRSADDLYIIYTGGTTGMPKGVMWRHEDIFYAGMAGGRPYGEPMKDPSEVADGIDPAAGQMATFPVAPLMHGAAQLATFISFNMGQKVVLNRKFDAHEVLRTVEQEKANVISMVGDAMGRPLAEALAGPLAGTDVSSLFVVSSAGAILSEAVRDQLQAQMPNVLIRDNFGSTESGFNGDAAPGSGPAGGMRFTVNERTTVFLDEEHRPATPGDGRVGRVAQHGNVPLGYYNDPVKTAETFFEHDGRRWVLLGDLGTLEADGSVAVLGRGSQCINTGGEKVFPEEVEAVLKSHPGVFDAIVAGAPDQRFGNRVAAVIQPREEGADTPTDSELEEYCRGRLSGYKVPRLLVRVSHIRRSPSGKPDYPWAKELVTEAARHPE